In a genomic window of Streptomyces noursei ATCC 11455:
- a CDS encoding beta-glucosidase family protein, with protein MTDQPHARPAEPGPRTAPGAKAGTAAASHDYTDAVERALGALDLDTKVRLLSGQDMWSLPAVPAIGLRSLVMSDGPIGVRGRHWSAADPSVALPSPTALAATWDPELARRAGRLLAQEARRKGVHVLLAPTVNLHRSPLGGRHFECYSEDPLLTGVIGAGYVRGVQEGGVGTTVKHFVGNDAETDRFTVDNRIAPRPLHELYLAPFEHIVTQARPWGIMTAYNQVNGSTMTEHHHLVTEVLRGAWGFDGCNVSDWTAARNTVRALRGGLDVAMPGPRTVFGAPLAAAVRAGEIAESEVDTAVRRVLLLAARTGCLDGVPPAAPADAPRRIDGRAVARELARRAVVLLRNEPVGEAPADGALPVLPLDPAALRRVAVIGAAARDARVLGGGSATVFPARIVSPLAGLRAALPDDVEVVFATGADPRTRTPHARDGFTLRARYLAADGRLLAETPQFDGKVQVLDSFPDGVTRQELHAVELTGSFVPRITGPHTLALVGAGRLRLTLGESVLFDGDGAAPEGTDPFEAFLNPPEHRVTTELAADQELALTLRFVPHSLGLGGGLDALNFVLGHLEPQLDGDAEIAEAVRAATGADAAIVVVATTEEVESEGFDRTDLRLPGRQDELVARVAAANSRTVVVVNSGSPVELPWRDEVPAVLLSWFPGQEAGTALADVLLGDHEPGGRLPTTWPARLADAPVTTVTPTDGALPYTEGVFIGYRAWQRGTTAPAYPFGHGLGYTRWEYESLDTTPDSVRVRLRNAGDRPGREVVQIYLAPAGDTSGAPERPAHWLVGFGTVEAGPGESAEIEIPLPGRAFEVWSEPDGGWRRIPGTYSVEAAHSSADIRLTARITAG; from the coding sequence ATGACCGATCAGCCGCACGCCCGCCCCGCCGAGCCCGGCCCCCGTACCGCCCCCGGCGCGAAGGCCGGCACCGCAGCGGCCTCCCACGACTACACCGATGCGGTGGAGCGGGCGCTCGGCGCGCTCGACCTGGACACCAAGGTCCGGCTGCTCTCGGGGCAGGACATGTGGAGCCTGCCGGCGGTGCCCGCGATCGGACTGCGGTCGCTGGTGATGTCGGACGGGCCGATCGGCGTCCGGGGTCGGCACTGGAGCGCGGCGGATCCGTCCGTGGCGCTGCCCAGCCCCACCGCCCTGGCCGCCACCTGGGACCCCGAACTGGCCCGCCGGGCCGGCCGGTTGCTCGCCCAGGAGGCCCGCCGCAAGGGCGTGCACGTCCTGCTGGCGCCGACCGTCAACCTGCACCGTTCGCCGCTGGGCGGCCGGCACTTCGAGTGCTACTCCGAGGACCCGCTCCTGACCGGCGTGATCGGCGCGGGCTATGTACGGGGTGTACAGGAGGGCGGCGTCGGCACCACCGTCAAGCACTTCGTCGGCAACGACGCCGAGACCGACCGCTTCACGGTCGACAACCGCATCGCGCCGCGCCCGCTGCACGAGCTCTATCTCGCGCCCTTCGAGCACATCGTCACCCAGGCCCGCCCCTGGGGGATCATGACCGCCTACAACCAGGTCAACGGCTCGACGATGACCGAACACCACCACCTCGTCACCGAAGTCCTGCGCGGCGCATGGGGCTTCGACGGCTGCAACGTCTCCGACTGGACCGCGGCCCGGAACACCGTCCGGGCCCTGCGCGGTGGACTGGACGTGGCGATGCCGGGGCCCCGCACGGTCTTCGGCGCACCGCTGGCGGCGGCCGTGCGCGCGGGGGAGATCGCCGAGTCGGAGGTGGACACCGCGGTCCGCCGGGTGCTGCTGCTGGCCGCCCGGACCGGCTGTCTGGACGGGGTGCCGCCCGCCGCCCCGGCCGACGCTCCCCGGCGCATCGACGGCCGGGCCGTCGCCCGCGAGCTGGCCCGCCGCGCCGTCGTCCTGCTGCGCAACGAGCCGGTGGGCGAGGCGCCCGCCGACGGCGCGCTCCCGGTCCTGCCGCTCGACCCCGCCGCGCTGCGCCGGGTCGCCGTCATCGGCGCGGCCGCCCGCGACGCCCGGGTGCTGGGCGGCGGTTCCGCCACCGTCTTCCCCGCGCGGATCGTCTCGCCGCTCGCGGGTCTGCGCGCCGCGCTCCCCGACGACGTCGAGGTCGTCTTCGCGACCGGCGCCGACCCGCGCACCCGCACCCCGCACGCCCGCGACGGTTTCACCCTGCGCGCCCGCTACCTCGCCGCCGACGGCCGACTGCTCGCCGAGACACCGCAGTTCGACGGCAAGGTCCAGGTGCTCGACAGCTTCCCCGACGGCGTGACCCGCCAGGAACTGCACGCCGTCGAACTCACCGGCAGCTTCGTCCCGCGGATCACCGGCCCGCACACCCTGGCGCTGGTCGGCGCCGGACGGCTCCGGCTGACCCTCGGGGAGAGCGTCCTCTTCGACGGCGACGGTGCCGCGCCGGAAGGCACCGACCCCTTCGAGGCATTCCTGAATCCCCCCGAGCACCGGGTCACCACCGAACTGGCCGCCGATCAGGAACTCGCGCTCACCCTGCGGTTCGTCCCGCACAGCCTCGGCCTGGGCGGGGGCCTGGACGCCCTGAACTTCGTCCTCGGCCACCTGGAGCCGCAGCTCGACGGGGACGCCGAGATCGCGGAGGCGGTCCGCGCGGCGACCGGCGCGGATGCCGCGATCGTCGTCGTCGCGACCACCGAGGAGGTCGAATCGGAGGGGTTCGACCGCACCGACCTTCGGCTGCCGGGCCGGCAGGACGAACTGGTCGCCCGGGTCGCCGCCGCCAACTCCCGTACCGTCGTGGTGGTCAACTCCGGTTCCCCGGTGGAACTGCCCTGGCGTGATGAGGTCCCCGCGGTGCTGCTGAGCTGGTTCCCCGGCCAGGAGGCCGGGACCGCGCTGGCCGACGTCCTGCTCGGCGACCACGAACCGGGCGGCCGGCTCCCCACCACCTGGCCGGCGCGCCTCGCCGACGCCCCGGTCACCACCGTCACGCCCACCGACGGCGCGCTCCCCTACACGGAGGGGGTGTTCATCGGCTACCGCGCCTGGCAGCGCGGCACCACCGCCCCCGCGTACCCCTTCGGCCACGGCCTCGGCTACACCCGCTGGGAGTACGAGTCGCTGGACACCACCCCCGACTCCGTACGGGTCCGGCTGCGCAACGCCGGCGACCGCCCCGGACGCGAGGTCGTCCAGATCTACCTCGCGCCGGCCGGTGACAC
- a CDS encoding nitrilase-related carbon-nitrogen hydrolase, with product MIIAAAQFPSVPGDIAGNAARMAGLVTEAAERGAGLVVFAELALTHYDLAVIAADPAGLSVLPDDPRLTPIREACRATGVAAVVNGPGRGTGDDARPTIASFVYGPDGDLLTRYDKRHLFETENAVFAPGSAHGRFSLGGIRFALATCFDNSFPEVPKQAAADGCRVYLSSAFHGDAERVARYGELARAHGLHVLLANGIGVGSPGPAAGLSGCWLPSGEPVATASAGPDGAGAELALSDVRDAITLMADPAVAAVPVRECGEPLVDVRTAAPGLLADGSTATDGAGPDGASTHLREGVLRRLLAAQEALPAGLRLRFVEGYRPPALQRRYFTRYGDELRAAHPDWDDARVHRAASRFVSPPEIAPHSAGGAVDLTLVTADGGNVDMGTPLDASPEESGGACYTSAPDLTPEARAHRRILSAALRGAGLVNYPTEWWHWSYGDRYWALATGAEHAPYGPRELAAGAER from the coding sequence ATGATCATTGCTGCCGCACAATTCCCCTCCGTACCGGGCGATATCGCCGGCAACGCCGCGCGGATGGCCGGGCTGGTCACCGAGGCCGCCGAGCGCGGCGCCGGGCTGGTGGTCTTCGCCGAGCTGGCACTGACCCACTACGACCTCGCCGTGATAGCCGCCGATCCGGCGGGGCTCTCCGTGCTGCCGGACGACCCCCGGCTGACGCCGATACGGGAGGCGTGCCGCGCGACCGGCGTCGCCGCGGTGGTCAACGGCCCCGGGCGCGGCACCGGGGACGACGCGCGGCCCACCATCGCCAGCTTCGTGTACGGACCCGACGGCGACCTGCTCACCCGCTACGACAAGCGGCACCTGTTCGAGACGGAGAACGCCGTGTTCGCGCCGGGCAGCGCGCACGGCCGGTTCTCCCTCGGCGGGATCCGCTTCGCGCTCGCCACCTGCTTCGACAATTCCTTCCCCGAGGTGCCGAAGCAGGCCGCGGCGGACGGCTGCCGGGTGTATCTGTCCAGCGCCTTCCACGGCGACGCCGAACGGGTGGCGCGGTACGGCGAGTTGGCCCGCGCGCACGGGCTGCACGTCCTGCTGGCCAACGGCATCGGGGTCGGCAGCCCCGGCCCGGCCGCCGGGCTCAGCGGCTGCTGGCTGCCGTCCGGCGAACCGGTGGCGACGGCGTCCGCCGGGCCGGACGGGGCCGGTGCCGAGCTGGCGCTGAGCGACGTCCGGGACGCGATCACGCTGATGGCCGACCCCGCGGTGGCCGCGGTGCCGGTCCGGGAGTGCGGGGAGCCGCTGGTGGACGTGCGCACCGCGGCGCCCGGTCTGCTGGCGGACGGGAGCACGGCCACGGACGGGGCGGGCCCGGACGGCGCATCGACCCATCTGCGGGAAGGGGTGCTGCGGCGGCTGCTGGCCGCACAGGAGGCGCTGCCAGCGGGGTTGCGGCTCCGATTCGTGGAGGGGTACCGCCCGCCGGCCCTCCAGCGCCGCTACTTCACGCGGTACGGGGACGAACTGCGCGCCGCCCACCCCGACTGGGACGACGCCCGGGTCCACCGCGCCGCCAGCCGCTTCGTGTCCCCGCCGGAGATCGCCCCGCACAGCGCCGGCGGTGCGGTGGACCTCACGCTGGTCACCGCGGACGGCGGAAATGTCGACATGGGGACACCGCTCGACGCGTCCCCGGAGGAGAGCGGCGGCGCCTGCTACACCTCCGCGCCGGACCTGACGCCCGAGGCCCGCGCCCACCGCCGGATCCTGTCCGCCGCGCTGCGCGGGGCGGGCCTGGTCAACTACCCGACCGAGTGGTGGCACTGGTCCTACGGCGACCGCTACTGGGCGCTGGCGACCGGCGCCGAGCACGCGCCGTACGGGCCCCGGGAGCTCGCCGCGGGGGCCGAGCGGTGA
- the rbsK gene encoding ribokinase, whose protein sequence is MYDVLVVGSANADLTVRVARRPGAGETVLGTDLMESAGGKGANQAAAAARLGGRTALLARVGGDAYGELLLAAQRSAGTDVAPVIVDEHARTGTAMIIVDPDGDNSIVVSPGANAALTPDDVAAAKGVIAASAVVSLQLEIPLETVRAAAAAAEEAGTRVVLNPSPAPEDLDRELLAVADPLVVNEHEARALSGRADGSPADWAAALRERGARSVVVTLGGDGALVLDDSGTTAVPGVRVEAVDTTGAGDAFTGALATRLAGGATLPEAARFAVRVGAAAVTKPGAQPSYPTAEELAQLPQLP, encoded by the coding sequence ATGTACGACGTCCTGGTGGTCGGCTCGGCCAACGCGGACCTGACCGTGCGGGTGGCCCGGCGGCCCGGCGCGGGGGAGACCGTGCTCGGCACGGACCTGATGGAGTCGGCCGGCGGCAAGGGCGCCAACCAGGCCGCCGCGGCGGCCCGGCTCGGCGGGCGCACCGCCCTGCTGGCCCGGGTCGGCGGCGACGCCTACGGCGAGCTGCTGCTGGCCGCCCAGCGTTCGGCGGGAACCGACGTCGCGCCCGTCATCGTGGACGAGCACGCCCGCACCGGCACCGCGATGATCATCGTCGACCCGGACGGCGACAACAGCATCGTCGTCTCGCCGGGCGCCAACGCCGCCCTCACCCCGGACGACGTGGCCGCCGCCAAGGGCGTCATCGCGGCCTCCGCGGTGGTCTCCCTCCAGTTGGAGATTCCGCTGGAGACCGTGCGGGCGGCCGCGGCCGCGGCCGAGGAGGCCGGCACCCGTGTCGTCCTCAACCCCTCCCCGGCGCCCGAGGACCTCGACCGTGAACTGCTGGCCGTGGCCGACCCGCTGGTGGTCAACGAGCACGAGGCCCGAGCGCTGTCCGGCCGCGCCGACGGCAGCCCCGCCGACTGGGCGGCGGCGCTGCGCGAGCGGGGCGCCCGCTCGGTCGTGGTGACGCTCGGCGGCGACGGCGCGCTGGTGCTGGACGACTCCGGGACGACGGCCGTGCCGGGCGTGCGGGTCGAGGCGGTGGACACCACCGGCGCCGGCGACGCCTTCACCGGCGCCCTGGCCACCCGACTGGCGGGCGGCGCCACCCTCCCCGAGGCGGCCCGCTTCGCGGTACGCGTCGGCGCCGCGGCCGTCACCAAGCCGGGCGCCCAGCCGTCGTACCCCACCGCCGAGGAACTGGCACAGCTGCCGCAGCTGCCGTAA
- a CDS encoding TetR/AcrR family transcriptional regulator — translation MELIAERGYRRTSLAAVAERAGLTQQGLLHHFPTKELLLIGVLEARDRWDAAAAASGSWRTGTLAQLVEYNATRPGIVQAYTVLSADSVTEDHPARDFFEARFRAVREALAAALRAEFGDALPGGLTPERAAPLLVAVMDGLQLQWLLDPGQVDMPASFRDFLALLGSGAAGEAESGPGAGEGDREE, via the coding sequence ATGGAGCTCATCGCCGAGCGCGGCTACCGCCGGACCTCACTCGCCGCCGTCGCCGAGCGGGCCGGGCTGACGCAGCAGGGACTGCTGCACCACTTCCCGACGAAGGAACTGCTGCTGATCGGCGTGCTGGAGGCGCGTGACCGCTGGGACGCCGCCGCGGCGGCCTCCGGCTCCTGGCGCACCGGCACCCTCGCCCAGCTCGTCGAGTACAACGCCACCCGCCCCGGCATCGTCCAGGCGTACACCGTGCTCTCTGCCGACAGTGTCACCGAGGACCACCCCGCGCGCGACTTCTTCGAGGCCCGCTTCCGCGCCGTGCGCGAGGCGCTGGCCGCCGCGCTGCGGGCCGAGTTCGGCGATGCCCTGCCCGGCGGCCTGACCCCGGAGCGGGCGGCCCCGCTCCTGGTCGCGGTGATGGACGGGCTCCAACTGCAGTGGCTGCTGGACCCCGGACAGGTGGACATGCCCGCGTCGTTCCGCGACTTCCTGGCCCTGCTCGGAAGCGGGGCGGCGGGGGAAGCGGAGTCGGGCCCGGGGGCGGGCGAAGGGGACCGTGAGGAGTAG